From the Streptomyces nigrescens genome, one window contains:
- the purM gene encoding phosphoribosylformylglycinamidine cyclo-ligase encodes MPETTGASYASAGVDIEAGDRAVDLMKEWVKKATRPEVVGGLGGFAGLFDASALKRYERPLLASATDGVGTKVDIARKMGVYDSIGHDLVGMVVDDLVVCGAEPLFMTDYICVGKVYPERVAAIVKGIAEGCVLAGCALVGGETAEHPGLLGADEFDVAGAGTGVVEADRVLGADRIRTGDAVIAMASSGLHSNGYSLVRHVLFDRAGMALDREIPEFGRTLGEELLEPTKIYSLDCLALTRTTEVHAFSHITGGGLANNLARVIPDGLHATVDRATWTPGPVFDLVGSAGSVERLELEKTLNMGVGMIAVVPQGSVEAALTTLADRGVDAWVSGEITERGDHAEAVTLTGDYAS; translated from the coding sequence ATGCCCGAGACCACTGGTGCCAGCTACGCGAGTGCGGGCGTCGACATCGAAGCCGGCGACCGCGCCGTGGACCTGATGAAGGAGTGGGTGAAGAAGGCCACCCGCCCCGAGGTCGTCGGCGGGCTCGGCGGCTTCGCCGGCCTCTTCGACGCCTCGGCGCTGAAGCGGTACGAGCGCCCGCTGCTGGCCTCCGCCACCGACGGCGTCGGTACGAAGGTCGACATCGCCCGCAAGATGGGCGTCTACGACAGCATCGGCCACGACCTCGTCGGCATGGTCGTCGACGACCTGGTCGTCTGCGGTGCCGAACCGCTGTTCATGACCGACTACATCTGCGTGGGCAAGGTCTACCCGGAGCGGGTCGCCGCGATCGTCAAGGGCATCGCCGAGGGCTGTGTGCTGGCCGGCTGCGCACTGGTCGGCGGCGAGACCGCGGAGCACCCGGGGCTGCTGGGCGCGGACGAGTTCGATGTCGCCGGTGCCGGTACGGGCGTCGTCGAGGCGGACCGGGTACTGGGCGCGGATCGTATCCGTACGGGTGACGCGGTGATCGCCATGGCGTCCTCCGGCCTTCACTCGAACGGGTACTCGCTGGTCCGTCATGTGCTGTTCGACCGGGCGGGGATGGCCCTGGACCGGGAGATCCCGGAGTTCGGCCGCACGCTGGGCGAGGAGCTCCTGGAGCCCACCAAGATCTACTCGCTGGACTGCCTGGCACTGACCCGTACGACCGAGGTGCACGCCTTCTCGCACATCACCGGCGGCGGTCTGGCCAACAACCTCGCCCGGGTGATCCCGGACGGTCTGCACGCCACGGTCGACCGTGCCACCTGGACGCCCGGCCCGGTCTTCGACCTGGTCGGCTCGGCCGGCTCGGTCGAGCGCCTGGAGCTGGAGAAGACCCTGAACATGGGCGTCGGCATGATCGCCGTGGTCCCGCAGGGATCGGTGGAGGCCGCCCTGACCACGCTCGCCGACCGCGGTGTGGACGCCTGGGTCAGCGGCGAGATCACCGAGCGCGGTGACCACGCAGAGGCAGTGACCCTGACCGGTGACTACGCGAGCTGA
- a CDS encoding DUF3073 domain-containing protein produces MGRGRAKAKQTKVARQLKYSSGGTDLSRLADELGASPSNQQPPNAEPFEEDEDDDPYARYADLYNSDDDEEDEGDSSDQRRRA; encoded by the coding sequence ATGGGGCGCGGCCGGGCCAAGGCCAAGCAGACAAAGGTCGCCCGCCAGCTGAAGTACAGCAGCGGTGGGACGGATCTCTCACGACTGGCCGACGAGCTGGGTGCATCACCGTCGAACCAGCAGCCTCCGAACGCAGAGCCGTTCGAGGAGGACGAGGACGACGACCCGTACGCACGGTACGCAGATCTGTACAACAGCGACGACGACGAAGAGGACGAGGGCGACTCGTCGGACCAGCGTCGTCGCGCTTGA
- a CDS encoding Leu/Phe/Val dehydrogenase, translating to MGVTTVTDVRPASAGTDGGVLHTLFRSEQGGHEQVVLCQDRASGLKAVIAIHSTALGPALGGTRFHAYASEEEAVLDALNLSRGMSYKNALAGLDHGGGKAVIIGDPDLIKTEELLLAYGRFVASLGGRYVTACDVGTYVADMDVVARTNKWTTGRSPDNGGAGDSSVLTAYGVFQGMRASAQHAWGDPTLRGRKVGIAGVGKVGHLLVEHLLQDGAEVVITDVRAESVDRVRAKFPQVTAVADTEALIRTEGLDVYAPCALGGALSDESVPVLTAKVVCGAANNQLAHPGIEKDLSDRGILYAPDYVVNAGGVIQVADELHGFDFDRCKTKAAKIFDTTLAIFARAKADGIPPAAAADRLAEQRMAEARHT from the coding sequence ATGGGAGTCACCACAGTGACTGACGTACGTCCGGCCTCCGCCGGCACCGACGGCGGCGTTCTGCACACTCTGTTCCGATCGGAGCAGGGTGGCCATGAGCAGGTCGTTCTCTGCCAGGACCGTGCCAGCGGCCTGAAGGCTGTGATCGCCATCCACAGCACCGCCCTGGGCCCCGCTCTCGGCGGTACCCGCTTCCATGCCTACGCCTCCGAGGAGGAGGCCGTGCTGGACGCCCTGAACCTGTCGCGCGGCATGTCCTACAAGAACGCCCTCGCCGGGCTGGACCACGGCGGCGGTAAGGCCGTGATCATCGGTGACCCCGATCTGATCAAGACCGAGGAACTCCTGCTCGCCTACGGCCGGTTCGTGGCCTCCCTCGGGGGCCGCTATGTCACCGCGTGCGACGTCGGTACCTACGTCGCCGACATGGACGTCGTCGCCCGTACGAACAAGTGGACCACCGGCCGCTCCCCCGACAACGGCGGCGCCGGCGACTCCTCCGTCCTGACTGCCTACGGCGTCTTCCAGGGCATGCGCGCCTCGGCCCAGCACGCCTGGGGCGACCCGACGCTGCGCGGCCGCAAGGTGGGCATCGCGGGCGTCGGCAAGGTCGGCCACCTCCTCGTCGAGCATCTCCTCCAGGACGGCGCCGAGGTCGTGATCACGGATGTCCGCGCCGAGTCGGTGGACCGGGTCCGCGCCAAGTTCCCGCAGGTCACCGCGGTCGCGGACACCGAGGCGCTGATCCGCACCGAGGGCCTGGACGTCTACGCGCCGTGTGCGCTGGGCGGTGCGCTGAGCGATGAGTCGGTGCCGGTGCTGACCGCGAAGGTGGTGTGCGGCGCGGCCAACAACCAGCTCGCCCACCCCGGCATCGAGAAGGATCTGTCCGACCGCGGCATCCTCTACGCCCCCGATTACGTCGTGAACGCCGGCGGTGTCATCCAGGTGGCCGACGAGCTGCACGGCTTCGACTTCGACCGCTGCAAGACCAAGGCGGCGAAGATCTTCGACACCACACTGGCGATATTCGCTCGTGCGAAGGCCGACGGCATTCCGCCCGCCGCGGCCGCCGACCGCCTGGCCGAGCAGCGCATGGCGGAGGCCCGGCACACCTGA
- the bldC gene encoding developmental transcriptional regulator BldC, whose product MTARTPDAEPLLTPAEVATMFRVDPKTVTRWAKAGKLTSIRTLGGHRRYREAEVRALLAGIPQQRSEA is encoded by the coding sequence ATGACCGCTCGCACCCCTGACGCCGAGCCGCTGCTTACCCCTGCTGAGGTCGCCACGATGTTCCGCGTGGACCCGAAGACGGTGACCCGTTGGGCCAAGGCAGGCAAGCTCACGTCCATCCGCACGCTCGGAGGACACCGGCGTTACCGCGAGGCTGAGGTCCGCGCACTGCTCGCGGGCATTCCGCAGCAGCGCAGCGAGGCCTGA
- a CDS encoding DUF6274 family protein — MTTAVRHETRALLRAHLSAATGYRHLTRHCPICHQLQRLAMEPHTARSGPPAPTSASASPAAVCEPPADDDGTPATA; from the coding sequence ATGACGACTGCGGTACGGCACGAGACCAGGGCGCTGTTGCGGGCCCATCTGTCAGCGGCCACGGGCTACCGCCACCTGACGCGGCACTGCCCCATCTGCCATCAGCTGCAACGGCTCGCCATGGAGCCGCACACGGCCCGCTCCGGGCCTCCGGCGCCGACGTCCGCCTCCGCCTCGCCCGCGGCCGTCTGCGAGCCGCCGGCGGACGACGACGGGACTCCCGCGACCGCGTGA
- the hrpA gene encoding ATP-dependent RNA helicase HrpA encodes MSSQPASALPDGSAPALPGTPAPGLSDLLERLPELMLRDQQRLGRRLDGARRIRKPEARAAVLSEIAVGIDEAELRVEQRRAAVPEITYPEELPVSQKKDEILAAIRDHQVVIVAGETGSGKTTQIPKICLELGRGIRGLIGHTQPRRIAARTVAERVAEELKTPLGEAVGWKVRFTDQVGGDTLVKLMTDGILLAEIQTDRELRQYDTIIIDEAHERSLNIDFILGYLAQLLPRRPDLKVVITSATIDPERFARHFGSFASVGAAPDRAASSAGSDEETKPTAPIVEVSGRTYPVEVRYRPLLEEGGQDADRDQITAICDAVDELQSAGPGDILVFLSGEREIRDTADALNKKALPFTEVLPLYARLSHAEQHRVFQRHTGRRIVLATNVAETSLTVPGIKYVIDPGMARISRYSYRTKVQRLPIEPVSQASANQRKGRCGRTSDGICIRLYSEDDFLSRPEFTDAEILRTNLASVILQMTAAGLGDIEKFPFIDPPDRRNIKDGVDLLSELGALDSKQKDPKKRLTPLGRKLSQLPVDPRLARMVLEADRNGCVREVMVIAAALSIQDPRERPADKQQQADQQHARFKDETSDFLAFLNLWRYVREQQKELSSSAFRRMCRSEFLNYLRIREWQDIYSQLRSVAKTMGIHLSEEDAAPDHIHTSLLSGLLSHIGLKDTDAKNDYLGARSAKFAVFPGSALFKKPPRWVMSAELVETSRLWARVNAKIEPEWIEPLAQHLVKRTYSEPHWEQKMAAVMAYERVTLYGVPIVAQRKITYGRIDPETSRDLFIRNALVEGDWRTHHQFFHDNRKLLGEVEELEHRARRRDILVDDETLFDFYDQRIPADVVSGAHFDAWWKKKHREEPELLNFEHSMLINESAEAVTKDDYPDSWRQGKLKFKVTYQFEPGADADGVTVHIPLQVLNQVSSEGFDWQIPGLREQLVTELIRSLPKPIRRNYVPAPNFAARFLDSTVPLQGALTTSLAAGLQRMVGVPVEAADFDAAKVPDHLKITFRVVDERRRKLAEAKDLEALRLKLKPKTRAAISKAFEQAAERPSRDRKGGTGDGPAPAGPEQRTGLTSWTIGTLPRTFETRRAGQPLKAYPALVDEGSSVAVRLFDTEAEQLTAMWAGTRRLILLNIPSNPAKFAQGKLSNQQKLALSRNPHGSIAALFEDCVTAAADRLIAARGGPAWDEESFRKLFDAVRADLVDVTLKTIQQVQEVLAAWQACERRLKETTFPSLLPSLTDIKEQLAALIKPGFVTAHGAKRLPDLMRYLVAADRRLQQLPTNAERDRTRMAKVKEMQDEYAWLLEQFPQGRPVPPAALEIRWMIEELRVSYFAHALGTAYPVSDKRIVKAVDAAAP; translated from the coding sequence ATGTCCAGTCAGCCTGCCTCCGCCCTGCCCGACGGCTCTGCTCCCGCGCTGCCCGGCACCCCCGCTCCCGGCCTCTCCGACCTGCTGGAACGTCTGCCCGAGCTGATGCTGCGCGATCAGCAGCGGCTGGGCCGCCGGCTCGACGGCGCACGCCGCATCCGTAAGCCCGAAGCCCGGGCGGCGGTGCTCTCGGAGATCGCCGTCGGTATCGACGAGGCGGAGCTGCGGGTCGAGCAGCGTCGCGCCGCGGTACCCGAGATCACGTATCCAGAAGAGCTGCCGGTCAGCCAGAAGAAGGACGAGATCCTCGCCGCGATCCGCGACCACCAGGTCGTGATCGTCGCCGGTGAGACGGGGTCCGGCAAGACGACGCAGATCCCCAAGATCTGTCTGGAGCTCGGCCGGGGCATCCGCGGCCTGATCGGGCACACCCAGCCGCGCCGGATCGCGGCCCGTACGGTCGCCGAGCGGGTGGCCGAGGAGCTGAAGACCCCGCTGGGCGAGGCGGTCGGCTGGAAGGTCCGCTTCACGGACCAGGTCGGCGGGGACACCCTCGTCAAGCTGATGACGGACGGCATCCTGCTCGCCGAGATCCAGACGGACCGGGAGCTGCGCCAGTACGACACGATCATCATCGACGAGGCACACGAGCGCAGCCTCAACATCGACTTCATCCTCGGCTATCTGGCCCAGCTGCTGCCCCGGCGCCCGGACCTCAAGGTCGTCATCACCTCGGCGACCATCGATCCGGAGCGGTTCGCCCGGCACTTCGGCAGCTTCGCGTCCGTAGGGGCGGCGCCGGACCGCGCCGCTTCCTCGGCCGGGAGTGACGAGGAGACGAAGCCGACTGCTCCGATCGTCGAGGTCTCCGGCCGGACGTATCCGGTGGAGGTGCGCTACCGCCCGCTGCTGGAGGAGGGCGGCCAGGACGCTGACCGCGACCAGATCACCGCGATCTGCGACGCCGTGGACGAGCTCCAGTCCGCCGGGCCCGGCGACATCCTGGTCTTCCTCTCCGGCGAGCGTGAGATCCGCGACACCGCGGACGCGCTCAACAAGAAGGCCCTCCCGTTCACCGAGGTCCTCCCCCTGTACGCGCGGCTGTCGCACGCCGAGCAGCATCGCGTCTTCCAGCGGCACACGGGCAGACGGATCGTGCTGGCCACGAACGTCGCCGAGACCTCGCTGACCGTCCCGGGCATCAAGTACGTCATCGACCCGGGCATGGCCCGTATCTCCCGCTACAGCTACCGCACCAAGGTCCAGCGGCTGCCCATCGAGCCCGTCTCGCAGGCCAGCGCCAATCAGCGCAAGGGCCGCTGCGGCCGTACCAGCGACGGCATCTGCATCCGCCTCTACTCCGAGGACGACTTCCTCTCCCGCCCCGAGTTCACGGACGCGGAGATCCTCCGGACGAATCTCGCCTCCGTCATCCTGCAGATGACCGCGGCCGGCCTCGGCGACATCGAGAAGTTCCCGTTCATCGACCCGCCGGACCGCCGCAACATCAAGGACGGCGTCGATCTGCTGAGTGAGCTCGGCGCGCTCGACAGCAAGCAGAAGGACCCCAAGAAGCGGCTGACCCCGCTCGGCCGCAAGCTCTCGCAGCTGCCGGTCGATCCGCGGCTGGCGCGGATGGTGCTGGAGGCGGACCGCAACGGCTGTGTCCGCGAGGTCATGGTCATCGCGGCGGCCCTGTCCATCCAGGACCCGCGAGAGCGGCCCGCGGACAAACAGCAGCAGGCCGACCAGCAGCACGCCCGCTTCAAGGACGAGACCTCCGACTTCCTCGCCTTCCTCAACCTCTGGCGCTATGTCCGCGAGCAGCAGAAGGAGCTGTCCTCCTCGGCCTTCCGCCGGATGTGCCGCAGCGAGTTCCTGAACTATCTCCGGATACGTGAGTGGCAGGACATCTACTCCCAGCTGCGTTCGGTCGCCAAGACCATGGGCATCCACCTCAGCGAGGAGGACGCGGCGCCGGACCACATCCACACCTCCCTGCTTTCCGGTTTGCTTTCGCATATCGGCCTCAAGGACACCGACGCCAAGAACGACTATCTGGGCGCCCGCAGCGCCAAGTTCGCGGTCTTCCCCGGCTCCGCGCTCTTCAAGAAGCCCCCGCGCTGGGTGATGTCCGCCGAGCTGGTCGAGACGTCCCGCCTGTGGGCGCGGGTGAATGCGAAGATCGAGCCGGAGTGGATCGAGCCGCTCGCCCAGCACCTGGTCAAGCGGACATACAGCGAGCCGCACTGGGAACAGAAGATGGCCGCGGTGATGGCGTACGAGCGGGTGACGCTCTACGGCGTCCCGATCGTCGCCCAGCGCAAGATCACCTACGGCCGGATCGATCCGGAGACCTCGCGCGATCTGTTCATCCGTAACGCCCTGGTCGAGGGCGACTGGCGCACCCACCACCAGTTCTTCCATGACAACCGCAAACTTCTCGGCGAGGTCGAGGAGTTGGAGCACCGCGCCCGGCGCCGCGACATCCTCGTGGACGACGAGACGCTCTTCGACTTCTACGACCAGCGCATCCCCGCGGACGTGGTCTCCGGCGCGCACTTCGACGCCTGGTGGAAGAAGAAGCACCGCGAAGAGCCGGAGCTGCTGAACTTCGAGCACTCGATGCTCATCAACGAGTCCGCCGAGGCCGTCACGAAGGACGACTACCCGGATTCCTGGCGGCAGGGAAAGCTGAAGTTCAAGGTCACCTACCAGTTCGAGCCGGGCGCGGACGCGGACGGTGTGACCGTCCACATCCCCCTCCAGGTCCTCAACCAGGTCTCCTCCGAGGGCTTCGACTGGCAGATCCCGGGCCTGCGCGAGCAGCTGGTGACGGAGCTGATCCGGTCCCTGCCCAAGCCGATCCGGCGCAACTACGTCCCGGCACCGAACTTCGCGGCCCGCTTCCTGGACTCCACGGTCCCGCTGCAGGGCGCTCTGACGACGTCTCTGGCCGCGGGGCTGCAGCGGATGGTGGGCGTGCCCGTGGAGGCCGCGGACTTCGACGCGGCCAAGGTCCCGGACCACCTCAAGATCACCTTCCGGGTGGTCGACGAGCGGCGCCGCAAGCTCGCCGAGGCCAAGGACCTGGAGGCGCTGCGGCTGAAGCTCAAGCCGAAGACCCGGGCGGCCATCTCCAAGGCCTTCGAGCAGGCCGCCGAGCGGCCCTCCAGGGACCGCAAGGGCGGCACGGGCGACGGACCGGCGCCGGCCGGGCCGGAGCAGCGCACGGGGCTGACGTCCTGGACGATCGGCACGCTGCCGCGCACCTTCGAGACCCGGCGTGCGGGCCAGCCGCTGAAGGCCTACCCGGCGCTGGTCGACGAGGGCAGCAGTGTCGCCGTACGCCTCTTCGACACCGAGGCCGAGCAGCTCACCGCGATGTGGGCGGGCACCCGCCGGCTCATCCTGCTGAACATCCCGTCCAATCCGGCCAAGTTCGCCCAGGGCAAGCTGAGCAATCAGCAGAAGCTGGCGCTGTCCCGTAATCCGCACGGCTCCATCGCCGCGCTCTTCGAGGACTGCGTCACCGCCGCCGCGGACCGTCTGATCGCGGCCCGGGGCGGTCCGGCCTGGGACGAGGAGTCCTTCCGGAAGCTGTTCGACGCGGTCCGCGCGGACCTGGTGGACGTCACGCTGAAGACCATCCAGCAGGTCCAGGAGGTGCTGGCCGCCTGGCAGGCGTGCGAGCGCCGGCTGAAGGAGACCACGTTCCCCTCGCTGCTGCCGTCCCTCACGGACATCAAGGAGCAGCTGGCGGCGCTGATCAAGCCGGGCTTCGTGACGGCGCACGGCGCCAAGCGGCTGCCGGACCTGATGCGCTATCTGGTGGCCGCCGACCGCCGTCTGCAGCAGCTGCCCACCAACGCCGAGCGGGACCGCACCCGTATGGCGAAGGTGAAGGAGATGCAGGACGAATACGCCTGGCTGCTGGAGCAGTTCCCGCAGGGCCGCCCGGTGCCGCCCGCGGCCCTGGAGATCCGCTGGATGATCGAGGAGCTCCGGGTGAGCTACTTCGCCCACGCTCTGGGGACCGCGTACCCGGTCTCCGACAAGCGCATCGTGAAGGCGGTGGACGCCGCCGCGCCGTAG
- a CDS encoding metallophosphoesterase family protein, translated as MARAARSRTPHPDTPQSPLHRLLHTGLDGVRALPAAVRRGYRSRRTAPTAGLAESPHPLARSLGLIAVTVVGAWLGLLLIGSIRVPVGPMDTSMALRPSLAGGTRIDVAPLGDLELSSHHAPVRLNVDVDRLDPVRSQALVDHPERFAGLQAEVTHDVTRGALGLALHSCVAVVSGATALGLAVYRRPRRALAAGGLALTLLAASAGTAYATWNPQSVLEPKFSGLLTSAPSVVGNARNIVSEFHVYQKELARLVTNVTKLYDATSTLPAYQPDPTTIRVLHVSDIHLNPGAWRIIASLVKQYRINVIVDSGDTMDHGSAAENHFLDPASALGAPYVWVRGNHDSRGTQKYLTGRRHVTVLDHGKVTQVAGVRIAGVGDPQFTPDRSVVAAGDPAERTAGGRLADALRTQRLAGTPVDIALAHNPAAVTEADGLAPLALAGHVHHRENTLLPQGTRLMVEGSTGGGGLRAVQNKKPEPVLASVLYLDRTTKRLQAWDEITLGGLGLSRAEVSRHLPRENQPGATPSPSGSPPSADPPSGPPSGPSSGSSSRPARSPSEHAR; from the coding sequence ATGGCCCGCGCAGCGCGCTCCCGGACACCGCATCCCGACACCCCGCAAAGTCCCCTGCACCGGCTGCTCCATACCGGCCTCGACGGCGTACGCGCCCTCCCGGCAGCCGTCCGCCGCGGCTACCGCTCCCGCCGTACGGCCCCCACCGCAGGCTTGGCCGAGTCACCGCACCCACTGGCCCGCTCCCTCGGCCTGATAGCCGTCACCGTCGTCGGCGCCTGGCTGGGGCTGCTCCTGATCGGCAGCATCCGTGTCCCCGTCGGCCCGATGGACACCAGCATGGCGCTGCGCCCCTCACTGGCCGGCGGCACCCGGATCGACGTCGCGCCCCTCGGCGACCTGGAACTGAGCAGCCACCACGCGCCCGTACGGCTCAATGTCGACGTCGACCGGCTGGACCCGGTCCGCTCCCAGGCGCTGGTCGACCACCCCGAGCGGTTCGCCGGTCTGCAGGCCGAGGTCACCCACGACGTCACCCGCGGCGCCTTAGGCCTGGCGCTGCACTCCTGTGTCGCCGTGGTGTCCGGCGCCACCGCGCTGGGCCTGGCCGTCTACCGCCGTCCGCGCCGAGCACTGGCCGCCGGCGGTCTGGCGCTCACCCTGCTCGCCGCCTCCGCGGGCACCGCATACGCCACCTGGAACCCGCAGTCCGTACTGGAGCCGAAGTTCTCCGGACTGCTCACCTCGGCCCCCTCCGTGGTCGGCAACGCCCGGAACATCGTCAGCGAATTCCACGTCTACCAGAAGGAGTTGGCGCGCCTGGTGACCAACGTCACCAAGCTCTACGACGCCACCTCGACGCTGCCGGCCTACCAGCCGGACCCCACCACCATCCGCGTCCTGCATGTCTCCGACATCCACCTCAACCCGGGCGCCTGGCGGATCATCGCCTCCCTGGTGAAGCAGTACCGGATCAACGTGATCGTCGACTCCGGCGACACCATGGACCACGGCTCGGCCGCCGAGAACCACTTCCTGGACCCGGCCTCCGCCCTCGGCGCCCCCTACGTGTGGGTGCGCGGCAACCACGACTCCCGCGGCACGCAGAAGTACCTGACCGGCCGACGCCATGTCACCGTCCTCGACCACGGCAAGGTCACCCAGGTCGCCGGTGTACGCATCGCGGGCGTCGGCGACCCGCAGTTCACCCCGGACCGCTCCGTGGTGGCGGCCGGTGACCCCGCCGAGCGCACCGCGGGCGGCCGCCTCGCCGACGCGCTGCGCACCCAGCGGCTGGCCGGCACCCCCGTCGACATCGCGCTGGCCCACAACCCCGCCGCCGTGACCGAGGCGGACGGCCTGGCCCCGCTGGCCCTGGCCGGCCATGTCCACCACCGCGAGAACACCCTGCTCCCCCAGGGCACCCGGCTGATGGTCGAGGGCTCGACGGGCGGCGGCGGACTGCGCGCGGTGCAGAACAAGAAACCCGAGCCGGTCCTGGCGTCGGTGCTCTATCTGGACCGGACGACGAAACGGCTGCAGGCCTGGGACGAGATCACCCTCGGCGGACTGGGCCTGTCCCGGGCCGAGGTCAGCCGCCACCTCCCCCGGGAGAACCAACCCGGCGCCACGCCCTCACCGTCCGGTTCACCGCCCTCGGCCGACCCGCCATCCGGCCCCCCGTCCGGTCCCTCGTCCGGCTCTTCTTCACGCCCGGCCAGGAGCCCTTCCGAGCACGCCCGCTGA
- a CDS encoding metallopeptidase family protein, giving the protein MLEMTREEFEELVAEALDRIPPELTRLMDNVAVFVEDEPPADDPELLGLYEGTPLTDRGEWYAGVLPDRITIYRGPTLRMCETREDVVAETEVTVVHEIAHHFGIDDERLHALGYG; this is encoded by the coding sequence GTGCTGGAAATGACGCGCGAGGAGTTCGAGGAACTGGTCGCCGAGGCGCTGGACCGGATCCCGCCGGAACTGACCCGGCTGATGGACAACGTGGCGGTCTTCGTCGAGGACGAACCGCCCGCCGACGACCCCGAGCTGCTCGGGCTCTACGAGGGGACGCCGCTGACCGACCGGGGCGAGTGGTACGCGGGAGTGCTGCCGGACCGGATCACCATCTACCGGGGACCGACGCTGCGGATGTGCGAGACCCGCGAGGACGTGGTCGCGGAGACCGAAGTGACGGTCGTTCATGAGATCGCGCACCACTTCGGGATCGACGACGAGCGGCTGCACGCGCTGGGCTACGGCTAG